From the Mycobacterium noviomagense genome, the window CCCAGATATAGCGGGCGGCTATCGTGGTCGTCGAAGACGGCCAGATAGTGGTAGGCGTGGGCGGCCATGCGGATCAGGTCGCGCATCGGCAGCAGGGTTCCGCCGCCGGTGATTGCGTGCCCGGTGCCGGCGCTCAGTTCCTTGAGCGTGGTGGACACGATCACTGTGACCGGCAATCCGTTGTGCACGCCGAGGTTGGGGTCGCCCAGCTGGCCCCGCACGAGCGCGTTGAGGGCGTCGTGTTGACGCTGGGCATGGCTGCGCCGATCCTTGCTCGCTGCCTCGTCTTCGGGTTGGCCGCTGACGCAAGGGGTTTCGTCGTCGGGGTTGCACATGCCGGGGGCGGCGAACCGGGCCAGCCAGGCATCGAGGTTGGCGCGCAGTTCGGGGGAGGCTATGAGTTTGCCGATGCTCATCCCGTCGCGGCGTTGCGCGCACCAGGTGAAGCCGCGTTGGCGGGCCCGATCAGTGTCGGAGAATTTGCCGTCGGGGTTGATCAGGACCGCGTATCGGTCGGCTAGCTTGTCGAGTTGGTCGGGGCGTAGGTTGGCGGCCTGCTCGGCCAAGAACCGCTCGGCCTGCTCGACGGTGGTCGCCGGGGTGATTTCGGGCAGGTCGCGCACGAAGCTTTGAATGACGCGCAGATGCTGCTCATCGAGCACTCCGGTGCGCCACGCGTGTGCGGTGGCCGGTAGCTGCGGTGGCAGGGGTTGTCCGGTGAGCGTGCGGCGGGGGGCCAGCTGTTCGGCGTTGTGGATGCGTCGGCGGGCCTCGGTGCAGCTGATGCGCAGCCAGTCGGCGATGACCTTGTGGGGCACCCCGCCGATATCGGCAAACTCTTCTTTGGCCAGGCTCGCGATCAGGTCATGGCTGGCCACGGCTTGTTGGCGCCGTGAGGTCTCCAGCCGCTCCAAGGCGCGCAGCCGCACCGCGGGCTCGTAGTTGTCGAAGTTCAACTCGCGAACCCGGGCCACCGCCGCCTCGAGCGCCTCTAAGGCGGCCGTCACCTCCGGCGGAGCAGCCAGGCAAGTCGAACTCATGTTCGAGATAGTAGCCGCGCCCCCCGACATCGATCACCGCCCAAGCCACCTTTGGTCGGTTTGTCCACAGTTCCGCGTTTATCCCCAGGCCTGCGGCCCGCTACCATCCCGACCCGCATCGTCACCGGGCTACGCTGCACCTATGCGGGTAGGCGTGCTGGGAGCCAAAGGCAAAGTCGGCTCGACCATGGTGCAGGCCGTGCAGGCCGCCGACGATCTGACGCTATCCGCCGAAGTCGACGCCGGTGATCCGCTCACTTTGTTCACCGACAGCCACACCGAGGTGGTCATCGACTTCACGCACCCCGACGTCGTCATGGACAACCTCGAGTTCTTGATCGACAACGGAATTCACGCGGTCGTCGGAACCACGGGCTTTACCGACGAGCGGCTCCAGCAAGTGCGCTCATGGCTGGCCGCCAAACCCGGCACCGCCGCGCTGATCGCGCCGAACTTCGCGATCGGGGCGGTGCTGTGCATGCACTTCGCCAAGCAGGCGGCGCCGTTCTACGACTCCGTCGAGGTTATCGAGCTGCACCACCCGCATAAGGCCGACGCCCCGTCGGGCACCGCCACGCGCACCGCCCAAATCATCGCCGAAGCACGAAAAGGCTTGCCGCCCAACCCCGATGCCACCAGCACGAGCCTGCCTGGCGCCCGCGGAGCCGAGGTCGACGGAATCCCCGTGCACTCGGTACGGTTGGCCGGACTGGTCGCCCACCAGGAAGTGCTACTGGGCATGGCAGGCGAAACGCTGACCATCCGCCACGACAGCCTCGACCGGACCTCGTTCGTACCCGGCGTCCTGCTGGCGGTGCGCCACATCAAGGAACGTCCCGGCCTGACGGTCGGCATCGAGCCCTTGCTCAACTTGCGATGACGAAATCCCCACGCGCCCTGCGCATCCAGCTGCTCATCGCGTTCATGTGCGCTGCGCTGCTGGTGTATCTTGTGCTGCTCACCCGGATCGCCGTCGTCTTGATCGGCTCCGGCCGAGGCGCCGCGATCGGTCTCGGGGTAGCGCTGCTGGTTCTGCCGGCAATCGGCCTGTGGGCCATGATCGCAACCCTGCGCGCCGGGTTCGCCCACCAGAAACTCGCCCGCCTCATTGCCGACGACGGAATGGAACTCGACGTCAGCGCATTGCCACGACGGCCGTCCGGCCGCATCGACCGACAGGCCGCCGACGTCTTGTTCGACACCGTCCGCGCCGAAATCCAAGACAATCCGGACGACTGGCGGCGCTGGTACCGGTTGGCCCGCGCCTACGACTACGCCGGTGACCGCGGCCGCGCACGCGAAGCCATGAAAAAGGCCGTCCAGCTGCAGGGCGGACGATGAGCAAAACTCTTCTGGTTGTTCACCACACGCCGTCGCCCGCCACGCGTGAACTGCTCGAGGCCGTACTCGCCGGCGCCAACGACCCGGACATCGAAGGCGTCGACGTGGTGGTCCGCCCGGCGCTGGCCGCCACCGTCCCGGACATGCTCGAGGCCGACGGCTACCTTTTCGGGACTACTGCCAACCTCGGGTACATGTCGGGAGCGCTCAAGCACTTCTTTGACACCGTCTACTACCCGAGCCTCGACCACGTCGCGGGCCGGCCGTACGGCCTGTGGGTGCACGGCAACAACGACACCGTCGGCGCCGCAACGGCTGTCGAAAAAGTGGCCACCGGACTGTCGCTGACCAAAGCCGCCGACGTACTGGAAGTCGTCGGCGGCATCGACGCCGCGGTGCGTGAGCGGGCCTATGAGCTGGGCGGCACGCTGGCCGCCACACTGATGGAGTGACGGAGCCACATGACGCTGCTGATCGCCAACCGCGGCGAGATTGCACTTCGAATCATCCGCACCGCAATAGAACTGGGCATCGACACCGCCGCGATATACGCCGAGGACGACGCCGACAGCCCGCATGTGCACGCGGCCGACGAAGCGATCGGCTTGCCGGGCGCCGGCCCCGCCGCGTACTTGGATCATGCCGCGGTCCTGGCGGCAGCCAAAAAGTCCGGGGCCTCAATGATCCATCCAGGCTACGGATTCCTCAGCGAGGACGCCGCATTCGCGCGGGCCTGCGCCGCCGCGGGATACCGGTTTGTCGGCCCCGATGCCGACCTGCTCGAGCTGTTCGGTGACAAGTCCGCGGCCCGCCGCGCTGCGATCGACGCGGGGGTGCCGGTGCTGGCCGCGACCGACGGGCCCAGCAGCCTCGAAGACGTTCACGCGTTTTTCGCCATACACGGCGGCGCGATCATGATCAAAGCGCTTGGCGGTGGTGGAGGCCGTGGGCTTCGGGTAGTCCGCAGCGCAGACCAGATCGACGATGCCTACCGCCACTGCGCCGCCGAAGCGCAACTCGGATTCGGCAAGCGCGCCGTCTTCGCCGAGGCATTGTTCGACGACGCACGCCACATCGAGGTGCAGATCGTCGCCACCGGGCCGCATGCTCTCGCGCTCGGCGACCGCGACTGCAGCGTCCAGCGGCGCTACCAGAAGCTCGTCGAAATCGCGCCTGCACAAGCACTTTCAGACGAGACGCGCCGCGCCCTCCACGAAAACGCAGCGCGGCTGTTTGGCCAGCTCAACTACCGCGGGCTGGCCACCGTCGAATTCCTGGTTGCCGGCGATCGTTTCGTGTTCCTCGAAGTCAATCCACGAATCCAAGTGGAGCACACCGTCACAGAAGAGGTCACGGGGATCGACCTGGTGGCGACCCAACTCGCCATCGCCGACGGCGCCGCGTTCGAGCAGCTGGGTCTTCCCGCCGGAATCACCGCTCACGGCACAGATGTCACGGGCGAGCCAGGGTTGGCGCGGGGAATCGCGATCCAGACCCGCGTGAATATGGAGACGATCGACACTGACGGATCGGTGATACCGACCGCGGGCACCCTGACCGCATTCACGCCACCCAGCGGCCCCGGGGTGCGCGTCGACACCTACGGCCGGCCCGGGCTCACTCCCAGTCCGCGCTACGACTCACTGCTGGCCAAAGTGATCACCCATGTGCACGGGACGTCGTTTCCGGCGGTCCTGCGCAAGGCGCGAACAGCGCTGGCCGACTTCAGCATCGAGGGCATCGGAACCAACAGCTCGCTGCTGCGAGAAATCCTGTCCACCAACGACATTCAATCCGGCGCTGTCACGACAGGCTTTCTCGACGCCAAGCTTCCCGAGTTGGCAGCTACCGCGATGGCCCGCCAATCGGAGATTCGAGTTATCACGCCCGAGCTGTATCCGGGTGAAGGAGTGCTGCGCGCACCGATGGCCGGCACCGTGATCGAGGTCGCGCCCGAAGGCGCCGAATTTGCTGCGGGCGGGCCGGTGGCGGTGCTGGAGGCGATGAAGATGCAGCACGCGCTCGCCGCGCCGGACGCCCTCCGCACTGTTCGTAACCTCGTGATGCCCGGGCAGGTCGTCGGAACCGGTGATCCGTTGGTGGTATTCAGTCGCACCGGCGCGGATACCGACGCCAGCACGGCCGCCGAACAGGACCTGGACCGGCCACGGGCCGACCTCGACGAGGTGCGGCACCGACACCTCCTCACCCTCGACGAAGCGCGACCCGAGGCAGTAACCAAGCGGCACAAACAAAACCGCCGCACCGCGCGGGAGAACATCGCCGATCTGGTCGACCCGGGCAGCTTCGTCGAGTACGGCGCGCTCGCGATCGCCGCGCAGCGCAGCCGCCGCTCGGAAGAAGACCTGATCGCCAACACGCCCGCCGACGGGCTTGTCGCAGGCCTTGCGACCATCGGCGGGGCTGAGGCGGTGGTGTTCTCCTACGACTACACGGTGCTCGCGGGCACGCAGGGCATGCGCAACCACGCCAAAACCGATCGGGTCTTGGAGCTGGCCGCACGCAAGCGGGTGCCGGTGGTGCTGTTCGCCGAAGGCGGCGGAGGACGCCCGGGTGACACCGACCTCGGCAACATCGCCGGGCTCGACGTGCCGACCTTCCGCACGCTGGCTGCGCTGAACGGCCAAGTGCCGCTGGTGTCGATCGTGTCCGGGCGCTGCTTCGCCGGCAACGCCGCGCTGGCCGGAGTGTGCGACGTGGTCATCGCGACCCCCGACGCCAACATCGGCATGGGCGGACCGGCGATGATCGAAGGTGGTGGGCTTGGCGTGTACCGGCCCGAGGACATCGGCCCAATCGACGTGCAGCGACGCAACGGCGTGGTCAGCCTGGTCGCCCATGATGAAGCGCACGCGGTGTCGCTGGCGAAGCAGTACCTGTCGTATTTCCAAGGCAGCATTGGGGATTGGGAGGCCCCTGATCCGCGGCTCGCCCGCCATGTGGTGCCGGAGAATCGGCTGCGTGCTTACGACGTCCACCGGGTAATCGAATCAGTCGTGGACGTCGGCTCCGTCCTCGAGCTGCGCCCCGACTACGGGGTCGGCGTGGTGACCGCGCTGGTCCGGGTCGAGGGTGTGGCATATGGGTTGGTAGCCAACAGCAGTCACCATCTGGGCGGAGCCATCGACGCCGAGGCCGCCGACAAGACCGCGGATTTTTTCAACCTGTGCCAATCATCGGGTCTGCCGATCATCTCGCTGTGCGACACACCGGGATTCATGGTGGGCCCCGACGCGGAGAAGGAAGCAGCCGTCCGGCGGTTCGGCCGCCTGTTCGTCGTTGGCGCGCGACTGACCGTGCCGCTCGGAATGATCGTCGTGCGCAAGGGATATGGGCTGGGTGCAATGGCCATGGCGGGCGGGTCATTCCATGCGCCGGACTTCACCGTTGCCTGGCCGACCGGCGAGATCGGCGGAATGGGGCTGGAAGGCGCGGTGCGGCTCGGTTTCCGCAAGGAGCTGGCCGCCGTCGCTGACCCGGCCGAGCGGCAACAGCTGTTCGAGAAACTGGTCGAGGCGGCCTATCAGCACGGCAAAGCGCTGACCTCGGCCACGACCTTCGAACTCGATGACGTCATCGATCCCGCCGACTCCCGGGCGTGGATCACCCGGTTAGCCCGTCGCTGAAAGGACTCAACGGTGAAAGTCGACCAGAAGATTGCCATCGTCACCGGCGGTGGCGGCGGCATCGGGGGCGCACTGGCCACGAGACTGGCGCGCGAAGGCGCGCGGGTCGTCGTCGCCGACCTGGACGCCAAAGCCGCGGATGCGGTCGCCGAACAAGTCAACACCCAGCGGTCCGGTGCCGCGGTCAGTACGGGCGCCGACGTATCCGACACCGCCGAGATCCAGCGGCTGATCAAGCTCGCGGAAACGGAATTCGGCCCCGTCGATATGTATTTCGCCAACGCCGGCATCACCGGCGCCGCCGGCCTCGACGTCAGCGAAAACGATTGGGACCGAAGCCTCGACGTCAACCTGCGCGCACACATCCGTGCCGCGCAATTGCTCGTGCCCGGCTGGGCGGAGCGCGGCGAGGGCTACTTCGTCAGCACCGCGTCGGCGGCCGGCTTGCTTACCCAACTGGGCTCGGCCACCTACTCGGTCACCAAGCACGCGGCGGTCGGCTTCGCCGAGTGGCTCAACGTCACCTACGGCGACAAGGGAGTCCAGGTGAGCTGTCTGTGTCCCATGGGGGTGAACACCAAACTGCTCTACTCCGGCGAACA encodes:
- a CDS encoding HNH endonuclease signature motif containing protein, which translates into the protein MSSTCLAAPPEVTAALEALEAAVARVRELNFDNYEPAVRLRALERLETSRRQQAVASHDLIASLAKEEFADIGGVPHKVIADWLRISCTEARRRIHNAEQLAPRRTLTGQPLPPQLPATAHAWRTGVLDEQHLRVIQSFVRDLPEITPATTVEQAERFLAEQAANLRPDQLDKLADRYAVLINPDGKFSDTDRARQRGFTWCAQRRDGMSIGKLIASPELRANLDAWLARFAAPGMCNPDDETPCVSGQPEDEAASKDRRSHAQRQHDALNALVRGQLGDPNLGVHNGLPVTVIVSTTLKELSAGTGHAITGGGTLLPMRDLIRMAAHAYHYLAVFDDHDSRPLYLGRTKRIASPDQRVVLYAKDRGCTAPGCDVPGYWCEVHHTEDWARGGHTNIDKLTLACHPDHTLAENGWRTIKLANGQTQWIPPPHLDHGQPTTNNYHHPERYFGREEDVQDDP
- the dapB gene encoding 4-hydroxy-tetrahydrodipicolinate reductase — protein: MRVGVLGAKGKVGSTMVQAVQAADDLTLSAEVDAGDPLTLFTDSHTEVVIDFTHPDVVMDNLEFLIDNGIHAVVGTTGFTDERLQQVRSWLAAKPGTAALIAPNFAIGAVLCMHFAKQAAPFYDSVEVIELHHPHKADAPSGTATRTAQIIAEARKGLPPNPDATSTSLPGARGAEVDGIPVHSVRLAGLVAHQEVLLGMAGETLTIRHDSLDRTSFVPGVLLAVRHIKERPGLTVGIEPLLNLR
- a CDS encoding tetratricopeptide repeat protein, with protein sequence MTKSPRALRIQLLIAFMCAALLVYLVLLTRIAVVLIGSGRGAAIGLGVALLVLPAIGLWAMIATLRAGFAHQKLARLIADDGMELDVSALPRRPSGRIDRQAADVLFDTVRAEIQDNPDDWRRWYRLARAYDYAGDRGRAREAMKKAVQLQGGR
- a CDS encoding flavodoxin family protein, whose amino-acid sequence is MSKTLLVVHHTPSPATRELLEAVLAGANDPDIEGVDVVVRPALAATVPDMLEADGYLFGTTANLGYMSGALKHFFDTVYYPSLDHVAGRPYGLWVHGNNDTVGAATAVEKVATGLSLTKAADVLEVVGGIDAAVRERAYELGGTLAATLME
- a CDS encoding acetyl-CoA carboxylase family protein — translated: MTLLIANRGEIALRIIRTAIELGIDTAAIYAEDDADSPHVHAADEAIGLPGAGPAAYLDHAAVLAAAKKSGASMIHPGYGFLSEDAAFARACAAAGYRFVGPDADLLELFGDKSAARRAAIDAGVPVLAATDGPSSLEDVHAFFAIHGGAIMIKALGGGGGRGLRVVRSADQIDDAYRHCAAEAQLGFGKRAVFAEALFDDARHIEVQIVATGPHALALGDRDCSVQRRYQKLVEIAPAQALSDETRRALHENAARLFGQLNYRGLATVEFLVAGDRFVFLEVNPRIQVEHTVTEEVTGIDLVATQLAIADGAAFEQLGLPAGITAHGTDVTGEPGLARGIAIQTRVNMETIDTDGSVIPTAGTLTAFTPPSGPGVRVDTYGRPGLTPSPRYDSLLAKVITHVHGTSFPAVLRKARTALADFSIEGIGTNSSLLREILSTNDIQSGAVTTGFLDAKLPELAATAMARQSEIRVITPELYPGEGVLRAPMAGTVIEVAPEGAEFAAGGPVAVLEAMKMQHALAAPDALRTVRNLVMPGQVVGTGDPLVVFSRTGADTDASTAAEQDLDRPRADLDEVRHRHLLTLDEARPEAVTKRHKQNRRTARENIADLVDPGSFVEYGALAIAAQRSRRSEEDLIANTPADGLVAGLATIGGAEAVVFSYDYTVLAGTQGMRNHAKTDRVLELAARKRVPVVLFAEGGGGRPGDTDLGNIAGLDVPTFRTLAALNGQVPLVSIVSGRCFAGNAALAGVCDVVIATPDANIGMGGPAMIEGGGLGVYRPEDIGPIDVQRRNGVVSLVAHDEAHAVSLAKQYLSYFQGSIGDWEAPDPRLARHVVPENRLRAYDVHRVIESVVDVGSVLELRPDYGVGVVTALVRVEGVAYGLVANSSHHLGGAIDAEAADKTADFFNLCQSSGLPIISLCDTPGFMVGPDAEKEAAVRRFGRLFVVGARLTVPLGMIVVRKGYGLGAMAMAGGSFHAPDFTVAWPTGEIGGMGLEGAVRLGFRKELAAVADPAERQQLFEKLVEAAYQHGKALTSATTFELDDVIDPADSRAWITRLARR
- a CDS encoding SDR family oxidoreductase, translated to MKVDQKIAIVTGGGGGIGGALATRLAREGARVVVADLDAKAADAVAEQVNTQRSGAAVSTGADVSDTAEIQRLIKLAETEFGPVDMYFANAGITGAAGLDVSENDWDRSLDVNLRAHIRAAQLLVPGWAERGEGYFVSTASAAGLLTQLGSATYSVTKHAAVGFAEWLNVTYGDKGVQVSCLCPMGVNTKLLYSGEQSGDPLGDLATRAVTTAGAVLEPEAVAYSVLAAIEEERFLILPHPEVLDMYRQKAADYDRWLRGMRRYQRSLLGDTR